The following coding sequences are from one Rutidosis leptorrhynchoides isolate AG116_Rl617_1_P2 chromosome 11, CSIRO_AGI_Rlap_v1, whole genome shotgun sequence window:
- the LOC139877772 gene encoding probable purple acid phosphatase 20 yields MWFPNFCYLVMVMAVFARAAEVARSYNRPPPRENLVVSLAEDADSTTPQQIHISLVGKEQMRISWITDDHTLPIVYYGSSSRKYDHTANGTISFYEHLNYTSGEIHDVVIGPLDANTVYYYSFACGSNREYTFKTPPTQFPIKFAISGDLGQTGWTKSTLQHISQSNYDVFLLPGDLSYADTVQPLWDSFGRLMEPLASQRPWMVTQGNHDSENITAIPKPTFKAYNARWRMPFEESMSTSNAYYSFEVSGLHVIMLGSYTDFAYGSDQYKWLVSDLKKVDRSKTPWLVVLVHAPWYNSNFAHQGETQSVDMMKSMEGLLYKARVDVVFAGHVHAYERFVRVYNQKANKCGPVHITIGDGGNLHGLSSEYKEPQPATSAFREASFGHGRFEVVNASHAKWSWHRNDDDVSVEGDSVWIRSLTSDPTCN; encoded by the exons ATGTGGTTTCCAAACTTCTGTTATTTGGTTATGGTGATGGCGGTTTTTGCTCGAGCAGCAGAAGTTGCTCGATCATATAACCGACCACCACCACGCGAAAATCTCGTCGTATCACTCGCTGAAGATGCTGATTCTACCACTCCACAACAG ATTCATATATCTTTGGTTGGTAAAGAGCAAATGCGAATTTCATGGATCACTGATGACCATACTCTGCCTATAGTATACTACGGTTCATCTTCAAGAAAATACGATCATACAGCCAATGGGACCATATCATTTTATGAGCATTTAAATTACACATCGGGTGAAATACACGACGTAGTAATTGGTCCATTAGATGCAAATACTGTGTATTATTACTCTTTTGCTTGTGGTTCGAACCGAGAGTACACTTTCAAGACTCCTCCAAcccaatttccgatcaaatttgctATTTCAG GTGATCTTGGACAAACCGGATGGACAAAGTCTACACTACAACACATCTCACAATCAAACTATGATGTGTTTCTATTACCCGGAGATTTGTCATACGCCGATACAGTGCAACCCTTATGGGACTCATTCGGCCGCCTAATGGAGCCACTAGCAAGCCAACGGCCGTGGATGGTGACACAAGGAAACCACGATAGTGAAAATATTACGGCCATCCCCAAGCCCACATTTAAAGCCTACAATGCAAGGTGGCGTATGCCGTTTGAAGAGAGCATGTCCACTTCTAACGCGTACTACTCATTTGAGGTTTCGGGTCTTCATGTTATCATGTTGGGTTCCTACACTGATTTTGCCTATGGCTCGGACCAATACAAATGGTTAGTGTCTGATTTAAAAAAGGTTGATAGGAGCAAAACACCATGGCTCGTGGTGCTTGTTCATGCACCGTGGTATAATTCTAACTTTGCTCATCAAGGTGAGACACAATCGGTCGACATGATGAAATCAATGGAGGGTTTACTTTACAAAGCTCGTGTAGATGTCGTCTTTGCAGGGCATGTCCATGCTTATGAGCGTTTT GTACGAGTTTACAATCAAAAAGCTAACAAATGTGGCCCTGTACATATAACAATTGGTGATGGAGGCAACCTACATGGTCTCAGTAGCGA GTACAAGGAACCACAACCAGCAACATCAGCATTTAGGGAAGCAAGTTTTGGGCATGGGCGATTTGAGGTGGTCAATGCAAGTCACGCCAAGTGGTCATGGCATAGAAATGACGATGATGTATCAGTTGAAGGTGATTCGGTGTGGATTAGAAGTCTCACTTCTGATCCAACTTGTAATTAA